Below is a genomic region from Rhineura floridana isolate rRhiFlo1 chromosome 5, rRhiFlo1.hap2, whole genome shotgun sequence.
ttttgtttttatcttttttatgtttcctttttcttctcttttttttcttaatCTGTTGTTGTGGAGTATCTAAGAGCGTAAATAATCTTTTGAAATTTAATGAGAGAATTGGAAACAAGTCCTACTCAAaatcttcacacagggcacatctactcctcccctgtctcacacccagggaaggcGACCCTTCtcccagttgcagactctcactctgaaggcatctggtgactttctcctatcattcagctCACTGCACAGACACTCACCCTGGTGAGAAACCACATGGGTGCCTTACATTCTTCCCACTACCAATCTCGTctagattggttttttaaaaaaaggtagaaTGGGATAAcgccctcacccttgggactccctaagggacaACCCCTTTGGTTTTGCCCCTGCCAGCGGTAGACTTGCCGCCCAAGGACTGCTGGGCTTTTacgcctcctggcccagccaggagctgatgcaagtgaCTGCAAGATtgaatgcagcctctctctggattcagggtcaagctgggggtcccagtccttataGCACTTGCCAGTGACCTCAGCTGTCTTAAGAGACAACAACCCAGgggagcaagcacccagatgcttaaGTACttgctcccagggcaggtcttctccagtcctctAGTGCTACAGCTGTATACATAATAGTATATTCCATTTCTGTTCTTGTTGATTGCTTTGACACTAAGCATATTTGAAAACATCATATAATGGAAAGATAATGATTTCATCATGATGTTAAGTCGTCCCAAGTAAATAGGTCATTATAATGTACAAAATTTGTTCAAATCTCACAAAGGTTTGTGAAAAAAATTCTTTACTTGATTCATAGCTACGTTTATAGAATAGATTAGCCAAGTCAGTATAAGGCATTCAATTTCTTCTTCTGTTGATTTTCTTACCCGTATAAGAAATAGAGATATACAAAAATGAAAAGGAAGCTGTTTTgccctgctttttcttttttacaggtGGGATGTAACacaatagtaggaattaggaggTTAATTGTAGGGCATTGTTTTAACAGTATTTTTTCCAACGGCAGTTTTTCAGTATAAGAACTCAAGTGGTAagtatctttctttttaaaaaactgtgttaGCTATACCTGCATTTTCCTCCACATTGACTGTCCCTATGAATGTCAGAGATTTAAACCTCTAgcattcaaatctccactcggctatgaagctcactaggtaaccTTGGGCTCGTCACTATCTCTCAAtttaagctacctcacagggttgttgtgaggataaaatagggatggggagaactATTTCTATGACaccttgaggaaaggtgggatataaatttataaataaattttaaaataaacattgatAATTAAAGTATATGTCTGGGTAAGCTTTCTGAAATAAAAAAAGTTGTAGAAAAATCATTGATTCTCTCCATTGAATGGTGAGATTTAAACCCTTAGCATctctttaaacaacaacaacaacactaagtGATGAACGTAGCCTTACAGATATGAAAAGAAAAAGAGTGGGTGTGGCACCAGGAAAAGAGGGTGCTGAAGTGGTCCAGAGTACCAGGTGCTTAAAATTCTATTGGGATTGTAACTGACCACTGAGCAACAGGgagagttttatttttaaacaaactcCATCCAGCCTTTTGTTACCAAGAACATACCACATTCCGAGCCAGCTGCAATATGGCAGATAAAATCCAGTTATCTTGGGCACATGCAGATGCTTACCAACATTGAACAGTTTTCTCACTAACAAACTGGCCGTGAGGGCCATCAGCACTTGGGGGTAAAAGGGCCAAATGAACTGGAGTCTCAGCTCCCTCATCTGGAGATTTGGTGGCTTTAGGACCTGCCATGTCAGTCCTGACCCACCCAGGGCAACAGGCATTCAGGAGAATACCATCGCCTTTCCTTGTCTCATTCAGCAGCCTGGCTTGAATTCTGGACAAAACGGTCACTCCGGTTTTGGACACCCCATAAGCGGTATTTGGCCAACCCTCCTTCTCATGCACTCCCTTCTTGCTGTCTTCTACAAATTTTTCCATGAGTTTCACTAGTTCCTCTTCGGTGATTGTGTCACTCCGAAACTTCTGCTGTAGCTCTTGGCTGCACCTGGCAAGTGCTCGGACACTCATGACACTGGAGATGTTCACTATCCTTCCTGTgacaaaaagaaataataattCCATAATCAACAATGGGTTaaatccaactaagttatactcagagtaggcccactgagcagacctcagttagtcatgtccattattttcaatgggtctagccctacatgaagatgccagggattgaacccagggccctctatgtgcaaagcagatgctataccactgaactacagcccttccctgtgaAACCTGCAAAAACTTGGATTAACACTGTCATTTGTTAAAATTTGGAATATTGCAGAAATGGAAAAGTGCTAAGAGCACATTCAGTCACAGGGTGGCAGATATTTTTGAATAATGACAGCATTATTTATAAACTTTATGAAAAACAGAGATGGATTAGATATTAATTGTTGCAGttcattcaaattttaaaatagtGTTCATGATTATTATTGCTAATCACTGTATTCATAAGCTTGGACTATACTGTACTTCATTATATTTACATTATTTTAGTATACTTTACTGTATTTGgtgctgtttggtattttaattcATACTATAAAATTAATCTGAATAATGAAATCTGAAGAATGAATGATATTGGGTAGCTTATAGGTTGTTCTCACTGATTTACTTTTGTAGATAGAATGTAagcattattcactaataggcaaaaaaccttgcggtttaagaatgtacctatagcgcacagatatatctatcaaattttaaaaagcagggaaattgggcagctatagtgaatgcaccaggggagcaggagacctgacctcctgtctgagatattgtactgccctacacatttgtaaaaatacaaacaccatttgggttggtctttcacagtccaatccacttgctgtgtagcttggaagaatttggtaacgtgccatctccaaagatggagaattatatctttgtatgtttgttggtgttcttactttgcttctttcctgtgttactaatgtttctacataGAATCTAAACTGGAAAATTTcccccctcattattcatcctagaaatctgtgtcaaatttatttttattaatttcaacacctttttattgtatttcaaattgttggttatgttctatttctattttgagtgcattaacaattgaatctgaaactgcagttttatgtaaaaccagactgattacaatatgttgctacttcagcaatgactctagctgttggaaaaaagaggatgcatgttttcagcctgctatgtttaaaccacttcatttaaggcaaggtgggcacagtcaattaaaaacatagagcacacctagaattttgttagaatatatttcacctcccactgttttatcttgtgcaaattgagacactcctgaggtccactggagaatattctgcagaagtcagtgccattattccacaattatgtttggagtttttttagtataaattttgcaaagagttgctgtacttcacatattcacagaaatagaaacaaaagaaaatgatttcctataggaaagttcactaaaattgcaaaggaaatcagacatattcaaagtgaccatctgaactatatcaactgtcttaattatgttgcttcctccccggctaaaacaagatcagcacagcacatgtcttctttctattatttgggctgagtgcaggtgttgccaccactcaccatatgctcagaggcacattttaccaaattcttccaagctacacaggaagtggattggactgtgaaaaaccaacccaaatggtgtttgcattttgacaaatttgtagggcagtccaatatctcagagaggagttcaggtctcctgctccccttgggcattcactatagctgcccaatttccctgctttttaaagtttgatataaatatctgtgggctataggtacattcttaaaccgcaaggttttttgcctgttagtgaatttccctgctttttaatccaggaggtaagaaatgggatcctgtgcaagcttgctgagaatggattgatcatttgcatgcttattgagttcagtgtgatttatccccctgcaatcatgcttaggataggtgaaactgaccacaggggatggggggaacagcaggaagaagaggaggaagaggaggagggaggggaggaaaggcagaggggggcactgggatgggagcaggcaggagggagaggggaggaggaggacaggtttgatcatttgcatgtttattgagttcagtgtgatttactcctgtgcaatcatgcttaggataggtaaaactgacaggggggaggggggagggctggagtgggcaggggaggaggaagaagaaaggggggaggaggaagggagaggagagggaaaggagggggaaagcagttctgatcatttgcatgtttattgagttcaatggcatttactcctatgcaatcatggttagaataggaaaaactgaccatgggggaggaggcaaGGGAAGGAGCATACtgaaggggggcaaaggaagggggggcaggtttgatcatttgcatgcttatagagctcagtggtatttacttccgtgcaataatgcttaagataggtaaaactgaccatggggaggaggaaggggagggggaggagtaggaaggggaaggagggaattggaaggggatggggagggtggggcaaaggaagggggaaggaaggggcaagagggaggggataggagggagaagggagggtgggtttgatctagggttgccaggctcagggcctgagaatgattctgtatctttaagagaagagaatattcagccaagtgcaggttttcttgcaacactgttatgggaaaaaccacaaggtgaaattctctcgtggctgtataatcacatGGAtatacaaatttattattattattttaaaacttcCCCACATGTACCACTGCctgcctcatttatttatttatttagttgattACAGCATATACTTACCCTTCATTACTACAGgatatgataccatactcttagcagaaaccagtaattatttgaaacgaatgctgatgaaagttaaagaggaaagcacaaaagcaggactacagtttgACGTTCAgctaaagactaaagtaatgacaacagaagatttatgtaactttacagttgacaatgaggacattgaacttgtcaaggatgatcaatacctcagcacagtcattaaccaaaatggagacaatagtcaagaaatcagaagaaggctaggactggggagggcagctgtgagagaactagaaaaggtcctcaaatgcaaagatgtatcattgaacactaaagtcaggatcattcagaccatggtattcctgatctctatgtatggatgtgaaagttggagagtgaaaaaggcagataagagaaaaattaactcatttgaaatgtggtggtggaggagacctttgcgcataccatggactgcgaaaaagacataattgggtgttagaacaaattaaaccagaactgtcactagaagctaaaatgatgaaactgaggttatcatactttggacacatcatgagaagacaagattcactagaaaagacaataatgctgggaaaaacagaagggagtagaaaaagaggaagaccaaacaggagatggattgattccataaaagaagccacagacctgaacttacaagatctgaacagggtggttcatgacagatgctcttggaggtcgctgattcatagggtcaccataagtcgtaatcgacttgaaggcacataacaacaacaacaactacaggATAATGCAGAGCTCACCTTGTGGTTTAATGAGTGGTAACAACTTGTTGCAAATATTTCTGGTTGCAAAGAAGTTTGTTTTCAGAGTCACTTCTGCCTGTGTGTGAAATGGTGTGGGGTCATCCACtttgaaaacaaaaatgaaaatacaaaaatggatgca
It encodes:
- the LOC133385181 gene encoding carbonyl reductase [NADPH] 1-like encodes the protein MSSTPVAVVTGSNKGIGLAIVRALCKQFTGDVYLTARNVKQGKAAVAKLQEEGLKPLSHQLDINDLQSIQTLCDFLKENYGGLNVLVNNAGIAFKVDDPTPFHTQAEVTLKTNFFATRNICNKLLPLIKPQGRIVNISSVMSVRALARCSQELQQKFRSDTITEEELVKLMEKFVEDSKKGVHEKEGWPNTAYGVSKTGVTVLSRIQARLLNETRKGDGILLNACCPGWVRTDMAGPKATKSPDEGAETPVHLALLPPSADGPHGQFVSEKTVQCW